One genomic window of Xanthobacter dioxanivorans includes the following:
- a CDS encoding YnfA family protein — MTLPAFLLAALGEIAGCFAFWHVVRLGGSPWWLLAGVGSLAGFAYALTFVEADAAGRAFAAYGGVYILASLAWLWAVEGVRPDRWDATGALLCLAGAAVIVFGPRG; from the coding sequence ATGACGCTGCCGGCTTTCCTGCTCGCCGCCCTCGGGGAAATCGCCGGCTGCTTCGCCTTCTGGCATGTGGTGCGGCTCGGCGGCTCGCCATGGTGGCTACTCGCCGGCGTCGGCAGCCTCGCCGGTTTTGCCTATGCGCTGACCTTCGTGGAGGCGGACGCGGCAGGCCGTGCCTTTGCCGCCTATGGCGGCGTCTACATCCTTGCCTCCCTAGCCTGGCTGTGGGCGGTGGAAGGCGTGCGCCCCGATCGCTGGGACGCGACCGGCGCGCTCCTATGCCTCGCCGGAGCGGCCGTCATCGTCTTCGGCCCGCGCGGCTGA
- a CDS encoding DUF2339 domain-containing protein gives MDEWVLLGLVVLAFPVMTLVAFVLSLTHRGRIRLLEEKVVALEAQVAARAFAPPAAAPLAAAPVARPPEAPAEPAPEHILPPEPAPEPADASMPLQDVTQPPPFARPDAPSAPGAPPAPPAWAPGDLKERLAGFEEKVGARWAVWVGGLALALGGVFLVRFAVEQDLIGPAARVGFGLLLAALLLAAGEWLRRKDRKAGFEGVPTAQGYIPDVPSVLTAAGTMTAFGSLYAAYELYHLIPPQVAFLLLAATGIATLLAALLHGPALAALGFVGAAVTPFLITTSDPNAWGVALLVAAVAGSALGVARVRRWAWLAYLAIAGVVAWGLTLVVFDVPQAVSASGALGLVLLAFTVLLLAPGLLWGPQAGPRPDPVSSLGATGALAVTAAAAVSGHVAAAPLALFVLCAIGVLALAWRVRPATFATLAIALLAPAILTQWVFPAEPGTALAPAGPMAGALPEPARLSVGHFVTYGFGMGALLLGFGLGGARRRGRGVFALGWAVAGTLGPVLMLIAAYARLAELERSLPFAALALALAFVFTLASEMLTKAGRRNGATVFAAGGVVSLALALTFALEKGWLTVSLALAALGVAWVSTQRPLPGMRQFSAALAMVVLARIVWLPTIAGGDPGATPIFNWLLWGYGVPALAFAGAAFLLAKGGDDWSRRVHECLALLFAVLLVAFEVRHLAHGGDVYAPGTRLFETGLLAAIYGAYAVGLSRLATVTGRWLYRLFSDLVAAFAALCAVAGLLGNNPFATGQGVGGPVFNDLLLAYALPAALALGFAAMQPPGRAQARLAARALAVVLALAYVTFQVSRLFQGPVLDADAITSGEWYAYSAAWLAFGILLLAVGLWRGSRTLRLASAAVMVATVVKVFVSDMADLEGVLRALSFIGLGLVLVAMGWLYQRLLAREKPPAAASGPAASGPAASGPGEAAS, from the coding sequence ATGGATGAATGGGTGCTGCTCGGTCTGGTGGTCCTCGCCTTTCCGGTGATGACGCTGGTGGCGTTCGTGCTGTCGCTGACCCATCGCGGACGCATTCGCCTGCTGGAGGAAAAGGTCGTGGCGCTGGAGGCGCAGGTCGCCGCGCGGGCCTTCGCGCCGCCCGCGGCCGCGCCCCTCGCCGCAGCTCCCGTGGCCCGTCCCCCGGAGGCGCCGGCCGAGCCCGCGCCTGAACATATCCTGCCGCCGGAGCCCGCTCCCGAGCCGGCCGACGCATCCATGCCGCTGCAGGACGTGACACAGCCGCCGCCCTTCGCCCGGCCTGACGCGCCCTCCGCGCCGGGCGCCCCGCCCGCGCCGCCTGCCTGGGCGCCGGGCGACCTCAAGGAACGCCTCGCCGGGTTCGAGGAGAAGGTCGGCGCGCGCTGGGCCGTGTGGGTCGGCGGGCTCGCGCTGGCGCTGGGCGGTGTCTTCCTGGTGCGTTTCGCCGTGGAGCAGGATCTCATCGGCCCCGCCGCGCGGGTGGGATTCGGCCTGCTGCTCGCCGCCCTCCTGCTGGCCGCCGGGGAATGGCTGCGGCGCAAGGACCGCAAGGCGGGCTTCGAGGGCGTGCCGACGGCCCAGGGCTACATTCCCGACGTGCCGAGCGTGCTCACCGCCGCGGGGACCATGACCGCCTTCGGCAGTCTCTATGCCGCCTACGAGCTCTATCACCTGATCCCGCCGCAGGTGGCGTTCCTGCTGCTGGCGGCGACGGGCATCGCGACGCTCCTCGCGGCGCTGCTGCACGGGCCGGCGCTGGCGGCGCTCGGCTTCGTCGGCGCGGCGGTGACGCCCTTCCTCATCACCACCAGCGACCCCAATGCCTGGGGCGTGGCGCTGCTCGTCGCCGCCGTGGCGGGGAGCGCGCTTGGTGTCGCGCGGGTGCGGCGCTGGGCGTGGCTTGCCTATCTCGCCATCGCCGGCGTGGTGGCCTGGGGGCTGACCCTCGTCGTCTTCGACGTGCCGCAGGCGGTGAGTGCCTCCGGGGCCCTGGGCCTCGTGCTGCTGGCGTTCACCGTGCTCCTGCTCGCCCCCGGGCTGCTGTGGGGACCACAGGCCGGGCCGCGGCCGGATCCGGTGTCCTCCCTCGGCGCGACCGGCGCGCTGGCGGTGACGGCAGCGGCGGCCGTCTCCGGGCATGTGGCGGCGGCGCCGCTCGCGCTGTTCGTGCTCTGCGCCATCGGGGTGCTCGCCCTGGCCTGGCGGGTGCGGCCGGCCACCTTCGCCACCCTGGCCATCGCGCTGCTGGCGCCCGCCATCCTCACCCAGTGGGTGTTTCCGGCCGAGCCGGGCACGGCGCTCGCCCCGGCGGGGCCCATGGCCGGCGCCCTGCCGGAGCCGGCGCGGCTCTCGGTGGGCCATTTCGTCACCTATGGCTTCGGCATGGGGGCCCTTCTGCTCGGCTTCGGCCTTGGCGGCGCGCGGCGGCGCGGGCGGGGCGTGTTCGCGCTGGGCTGGGCGGTGGCGGGCACCCTCGGCCCGGTGCTGATGCTCATCGCCGCCTATGCCCGCCTCGCCGAGCTGGAGCGCAGCCTGCCCTTCGCCGCGCTGGCGCTGGCGCTGGCCTTCGTCTTCACCCTGGCATCCGAGATGCTGACCAAGGCCGGCCGGCGCAACGGGGCGACGGTGTTCGCCGCCGGCGGCGTGGTCAGCCTCGCCCTCGCCCTCACCTTCGCGCTGGAGAAGGGCTGGCTCACGGTGAGCCTCGCCCTGGCGGCGCTCGGAGTGGCCTGGGTGTCCACCCAGCGGCCGCTGCCGGGAATGCGGCAGTTCTCCGCCGCCCTCGCAATGGTGGTGCTGGCGCGCATCGTGTGGCTGCCCACCATCGCCGGGGGCGATCCGGGCGCGACCCCCATTTTCAACTGGCTGCTGTGGGGCTATGGCGTGCCGGCCCTGGCCTTCGCCGGCGCGGCCTTCCTGCTGGCGAAGGGCGGGGACGACTGGAGCCGGCGGGTGCACGAATGCCTCGCGCTGCTGTTCGCCGTGCTGCTCGTCGCGTTCGAGGTGCGCCATCTCGCCCACGGGGGCGATGTTTATGCGCCGGGCACACGCCTGTTCGAGACCGGGCTGCTCGCCGCCATCTATGGTGCCTATGCGGTGGGCCTGTCGCGCCTCGCCACGGTGACCGGGCGCTGGCTGTACCGGCTGTTTTCCGATCTGGTCGCCGCGTTCGCGGCGCTTTGCGCGGTGGCGGGCCTTCTTGGCAACAATCCCTTTGCCACCGGGCAGGGCGTCGGCGGGCCGGTGTTCAACGACCTCCTCCTCGCCTATGCGCTTCCGGCGGCGCTGGCCCTCGGCTTCGCGGCGATGCAGCCGCCCGGGCGGGCCCAGGCGCGGCTCGCCGCCCGGGCGCTGGCAGTGGTGCTGGCGCTGGCCTACGTCACCTTCCAGGTGAGCCGGCTGTTCCAGGGGCCGGTGCTCGATGCGGACGCCATCACGTCGGGCGAGTGGTACGCCTATTCCGCCGCGTGGCTCGCCTTCGGCATCCTGCTCCTCGCCGTCGGCTTGTGGCGCGGCTCGCGGACCCTGCGCCTCGCCTCGGCGGCGGTGATGGTCGCCACTGTCGTCAAGGTGTTCGTGTCCGACATGGCGGATCTGGAGGGGGTCCTGCGGGCCCTGTCCTTCATCGGCCTCGGCCTGGTGCTGGTGGCCATGGGCTGGCTCTACCAGCGCCTGCTGGCGCGGGAGAAGCCACCGGCGGCCGCCTCGGGCCCGGCCGCTTCAGGTCCGGCCGCTTCAGGTCCGGGCGAAGCCGCCTCCTGA
- a CDS encoding S49 family peptidase, with the protein MADTLLSSLSRRARGILPKKWRRDLPVVPVVRLSGPIGMSTPFSQSLTLAGISKVLDKAFAVKGAPAVALLINSPGGSPVQSHLIFRRIRALAQEKEKHVFAFLEDAAASGGYMIACAADEIFADPCSIVGSIGVVTAGFGFDKAIEKLGIERRVFTAGERKVTLDPFRPTRPEDVERLDTLLKELHTVFVDLVRSRRGDALVGEDEQLFTGEFWLGTQAAGLGLVDGLGDVRGILKARYGEDVLMPLVQGSSPFFLRRPSGFAGGLARSAAEGVIGAAEERALWARLGL; encoded by the coding sequence ATGGCCGACACCCTTCTCTCCTCCCTTTCGCGCCGTGCCCGCGGCATCCTTCCGAAAAAGTGGCGCCGGGACCTCCCCGTGGTGCCCGTGGTGCGGCTGTCCGGCCCCATCGGCATGTCGACGCCCTTCAGCCAGAGCCTCACCCTCGCCGGCATTTCCAAGGTCCTCGACAAGGCGTTCGCGGTGAAGGGCGCGCCGGCGGTGGCGCTGCTGATCAATTCGCCGGGCGGCTCGCCGGTGCAGTCGCACCTGATCTTCCGCCGCATCCGGGCGCTGGCGCAGGAAAAGGAGAAGCACGTCTTCGCCTTCTTGGAGGATGCGGCGGCCTCGGGCGGCTACATGATCGCCTGCGCGGCCGACGAGATCTTCGCCGATCCCTGTTCAATCGTCGGTTCCATCGGCGTGGTGACGGCGGGCTTCGGTTTCGACAAGGCCATCGAGAAACTGGGAATCGAGCGCCGCGTCTTCACCGCCGGCGAGCGCAAGGTGACGCTCGACCCCTTCCGCCCGACCCGGCCCGAGGACGTGGAGCGGCTCGACACGCTGCTGAAGGAACTGCACACGGTGTTCGTGGACCTCGTGCGCTCCCGACGCGGCGATGCCCTCGTCGGGGAAGACGAGCAGCTCTTCACCGGCGAGTTCTGGCTCGGCACCCAGGCGGCGGGCCTCGGCCTCGTGGACGGCCTCGGCGACGTGCGCGGCATCCTCAAGGCCCGCTACGGCGAGGATGTCCTGATGCCGCTGGTGCAAGGCTCCTCCCCCTTCTTCCTGCGCCGGCCCAGCGGCTTTGCCGGCGGTCTCGCCCGCTCCGCGGCCGAGGGGGTGATCGGCGCGGCGGAAGAGCGCGCCCTGTGGGCCCGGCTCGGGCTCTGA
- a CDS encoding tetratricopeptide repeat protein — protein sequence MTNSRPFFSVALAAGFAAVLHFAGPARADTPPDVDASLTGSYLAARLAISERDNDAAITYLRNLLRLDSRNDEIVERTFYLMLVDGQIDEAMKLTDRLIKTDRTNRIARLALAVRAIRKGHYQSARTHLALSVAGPVGDLTKTLLAAWTLLGTGNAKGAVEHLDRLEGPAGSAPLKELHAGLILDAAGMKKEAGKRLEQAMKMDPGWSPAVDAYARWASRNEGIPAALAAYSSFAQLASSDVFAQQAIKDLKAGKSLPPRVKTPQEGAAEVLFDLGSQLGRQGGEDLGLLYLQFATWLQPDHPLASFSLADIYDRVRQPGKAITFYEAVPADSPLKREAEIRRAVNLAAIDKFVDGRASLEKLIAADPKDLGALRALAMIEMTHKMFGECAATFSRAITLVPQPSKADWPLFYFNGMCNERSKNWPVAEASLKRAIELSADQPEVLNYLGYSWVDQGMNLDQGLNLIRKAVKLRPDDGPTVDSLGWVYYKLGRYDEAVTELERAVELMPQDPVINDHLGDAYWKVGRKLEATFQWAHARDLKPDPDDLPKIVQKIEKGLDTAEQPAPPVRKAEDQTAAPAAATAAQ from the coding sequence GTGACGAATTCACGCCCCTTCTTCTCCGTGGCCCTGGCTGCGGGATTTGCTGCAGTGCTTCATTTCGCCGGGCCGGCTCGCGCTGATACGCCGCCGGACGTGGACGCATCGCTCACCGGAAGCTACCTCGCAGCGCGCCTCGCCATTTCCGAGCGGGACAACGACGCGGCCATCACCTATCTGCGCAACCTGCTGCGGCTCGATTCGCGCAACGACGAGATCGTCGAGCGCACCTTCTACCTCATGCTCGTCGACGGCCAGATCGACGAGGCGATGAAGCTCACCGATCGCCTGATCAAGACGGACCGGACCAATCGGATCGCGCGGCTCGCGCTGGCGGTGCGGGCCATCCGCAAGGGCCACTACCAGAGTGCGCGCACTCATCTCGCCCTTTCGGTGGCCGGGCCGGTGGGCGATCTCACCAAGACCCTCCTCGCCGCCTGGACCCTCCTCGGCACCGGCAACGCCAAGGGCGCGGTTGAGCATCTCGACCGCCTCGAAGGCCCGGCCGGGTCCGCGCCGCTCAAGGAACTTCACGCCGGCCTCATCCTCGATGCCGCGGGCATGAAGAAGGAGGCCGGCAAGCGCCTCGAACAGGCGATGAAGATGGATCCGGGCTGGTCGCCGGCAGTGGACGCCTACGCCCGCTGGGCATCGCGCAACGAGGGCATCCCCGCGGCGCTGGCGGCTTATTCCAGTTTCGCCCAGCTGGCGTCCAGCGATGTGTTCGCGCAGCAGGCGATCAAGGACCTCAAGGCCGGCAAGTCGCTTCCCCCGCGGGTGAAGACGCCGCAGGAAGGGGCTGCCGAGGTGCTCTTCGACCTCGGCTCCCAGCTCGGCCGGCAAGGCGGCGAGGACCTGGGGCTTCTCTATCTCCAGTTCGCCACCTGGCTCCAGCCCGATCACCCCCTCGCCAGCTTCAGCCTCGCAGATATCTACGATCGCGTGCGGCAGCCGGGCAAGGCGATCACGTTCTATGAGGCGGTGCCGGCCGACTCGCCGCTCAAGCGCGAGGCGGAGATCCGCCGCGCCGTGAACCTGGCGGCCATCGACAAATTCGTGGACGGACGCGCCAGCCTCGAAAAGCTGATCGCGGCCGATCCGAAGGACCTCGGCGCCCTGCGTGCCCTGGCCATGATCGAAATGACCCACAAGATGTTCGGGGAGTGCGCCGCGACGTTTTCCCGGGCCATCACGCTCGTGCCCCAGCCGAGCAAGGCCGACTGGCCGCTGTTCTACTTCAACGGCATGTGCAACGAGCGCAGCAAAAACTGGCCGGTGGCCGAGGCGAGCCTGAAGCGCGCCATCGAGCTCAGTGCGGACCAGCCTGAAGTGCTGAATTATCTCGGTTATTCCTGGGTGGATCAGGGCATGAACCTCGACCAGGGGCTCAACCTGATTCGCAAGGCGGTGAAGCTTCGCCCCGATGACGGTCCCACCGTCGACAGCCTCGGCTGGGTCTACTACAAGCTCGGCCGCTACGATGAGGCGGTGACGGAGCTTGAGCGGGCGGTCGAGCTGATGCCGCAGGACCCGGTCATCAACGACCATCTCGGCGACGCGTACTGGAAGGTGGGCCGCAAGCTGGAGGCGACCTTCCAGTGGGCCCATGCCCGCGACCTGAAGCCCGATCCCGATGACCTGCCGAAGATCGTGCAGAAGATCGAGAAGGGTCTCGACACGGCCGAGCAGCCGGCGCCGCCGGTGCGCAAGGCGGAGGACCAGACCGCCGCCCCTGCCGCGGCGACCGCCGCCCAGTAG
- a CDS encoding tRNA1(Val) (adenine(37)-N6)-methyltransferase, producing METDAASTGGVTVDGVLDGRLTLRQLRDGHRVGHDALLLAALAPADRRRAIDLGAGVGSAGLAFLVRVPQASAALVEVVPELAALAQENVALNGLAGRARVVAADVLALARPSGPPEPAAGAADLALMNPPFNAETRHRTSPHDGRARAHMAGEGLLEDWVRAADRCLAARGVLCLIHRPEALAEVLAALHGRFGAVEILPVHPRPDRPAVRILVRAVKGRRTPPILLPGLVLAERDGSATRAAAAALRDGRGLLAP from the coding sequence ATGGAGACTGACGCCGCGTCGACCGGCGGCGTGACCGTCGACGGTGTGCTCGATGGCCGACTTACGCTGCGTCAACTCCGTGACGGGCACCGGGTGGGGCACGATGCGCTCCTGCTCGCCGCCCTCGCGCCGGCCGACCGGCGCCGCGCCATCGACCTCGGCGCAGGGGTCGGCAGCGCCGGCCTCGCCTTCCTCGTGCGTGTCCCGCAGGCCTCCGCCGCGCTGGTGGAGGTGGTGCCCGAACTCGCCGCCCTGGCGCAGGAAAACGTCGCGCTGAACGGCCTTGCCGGCCGGGCACGGGTCGTCGCCGCCGACGTACTGGCGCTCGCACGCCCGTCCGGCCCGCCGGAGCCTGCGGCCGGGGCCGCGGACCTCGCGCTGATGAACCCGCCCTTCAACGCCGAGACGCGCCATCGCACCTCTCCCCATGACGGTCGCGCCCGTGCCCACATGGCCGGGGAAGGGCTGCTGGAGGACTGGGTGCGGGCCGCCGACCGCTGCCTCGCCGCGCGCGGCGTGCTGTGCCTGATCCATCGGCCCGAAGCGTTGGCGGAGGTGCTCGCGGCGCTCCATGGCCGCTTCGGCGCGGTGGAGATCCTGCCGGTTCACCCGCGCCCCGACCGGCCGGCGGTGCGGATCCTCGTCCGCGCGGTCAAGGGGCGTCGCACGCCGCCCATCTTGCTGCCGGGGCTCGTCCTGGCCGAGCGCGACGGGAGCGCGACGCGGGCGGCCGCGGCGGCGCTGCGGGACGGCCGCGGCTTGCTCGCGCCTTGA
- a CDS encoding polyprenyl synthetase family protein → MALVLPFEPNEPSIEALVALVKADMERVNAAILARTGSDVAMIPEVANHLISSGGKRLRPMLTLACAALSGYRGDGHIKLSASVEFMHTATLLHDDVVDESDMRRGKLAARKLWGNEASVLVGDFLLGQAFKMMVEVGSLTCLDILSNAACVIAEGEVMQLAAAKNTHTSEDDYLAVIRGKTAELFAAACEVGAVLGQRPKAEQAACRSYGMNLGIAFQLVDDALDYGGSQAKLGKNVGDDFREGKITLPVLLAFRRGDEKERAFWQRCLEKGESGDADLAQAIGLLTKHRAIADTVERARHYGAISKDALALFPACAAKDALMEAVDFCLSRAH, encoded by the coding sequence TTGGCGCTAGTCCTTCCGTTCGAGCCGAACGAGCCCTCCATCGAGGCCCTGGTGGCCCTGGTGAAGGCGGATATGGAGCGCGTGAACGCCGCCATCCTGGCGCGCACGGGCTCCGACGTGGCGATGATTCCCGAGGTGGCCAACCACCTCATCTCGTCGGGCGGCAAGCGGCTGCGGCCGATGCTGACGCTCGCCTGCGCGGCGCTCTCCGGCTACCGGGGCGACGGCCACATCAAGCTCTCGGCTTCCGTGGAGTTCATGCATACCGCCACGCTGCTGCATGACGACGTGGTGGACGAGAGCGACATGCGCCGCGGCAAGCTGGCCGCCCGCAAGCTCTGGGGCAACGAGGCGAGCGTGCTGGTGGGTGACTTCCTGCTCGGCCAGGCCTTCAAGATGATGGTAGAGGTGGGCTCCCTCACCTGCCTCGACATCCTCTCCAACGCCGCCTGCGTCATCGCCGAGGGCGAGGTGATGCAGCTCGCGGCCGCCAAGAACACCCATACCTCCGAGGACGACTACCTCGCCGTGATCCGAGGCAAGACCGCCGAGCTGTTCGCCGCCGCCTGCGAGGTGGGGGCGGTGCTCGGCCAGCGGCCCAAGGCGGAGCAGGCGGCCTGCCGCTCCTACGGCATGAATCTCGGCATCGCCTTCCAGCTGGTGGACGACGCCCTGGACTATGGCGGCAGCCAGGCCAAGCTCGGCAAGAACGTGGGCGACGACTTCCGCGAGGGCAAGATCACCCTGCCCGTGCTGCTGGCCTTCCGCCGCGGCGACGAGAAGGAGCGTGCATTCTGGCAGCGCTGCCTCGAGAAGGGCGAATCGGGTGATGCCGACCTCGCCCAGGCCATCGGCCTGCTCACCAAGCACCGGGCCATCGCCGACACCGTGGAACGGGCCCGCCATTACGGCGCCATCTCCAAGGACGCGCTGGCTCTCTTCCCGGCGTGCGCGGCCAAGGACGCCCTGATGGAGGCGGTGGACTTCTGCCTGTCGCGCGCCCACTGA
- a CDS encoding 4-(cytidine 5'-diphospho)-2-C-methyl-D-erythritol kinase: MDMLRARAPAKINLTLRVTGRRADGFHDLASLVAFAGAGDLLTLIPECPLSLAVAGPTAALAGADADNLVLRAARAFSEAVPEARLGAFVLEKRLPVAAGLGGGSSDAAAALRLLGALNGLAPDDPRLFEAARATGSDVPVCLDPKARMMTGVGDRLSAPLALPLLPAVLVNCGVGVPTPAVFRALGLAPGEDLPGPAHPPALPRERSALAAVLAAIPNDLEPPAMRLAPEIARAMGILAASPEARFVRMSGSGATVFALTDTCRTAAALARRVLAQEPTWWVKPTVLR, from the coding sequence ATGGACATGCTTCGCGCCCGCGCACCGGCCAAGATCAACCTGACGCTGCGGGTCACGGGGCGGCGGGCGGACGGGTTTCACGATCTCGCGAGCCTCGTGGCCTTCGCCGGCGCGGGCGACCTCTTGACCTTGATACCGGAGTGCCCGCTTTCGCTTGCGGTGGCGGGCCCTACGGCGGCGCTCGCCGGCGCGGACGCGGACAATCTGGTGCTGCGCGCCGCCCGCGCCTTCAGCGAGGCGGTGCCCGAGGCGCGGTTGGGGGCGTTCGTCCTGGAGAAGCGCCTGCCGGTGGCGGCCGGGCTTGGTGGCGGCTCGTCCGACGCGGCGGCGGCGCTGCGACTGCTCGGCGCGCTGAACGGCTTGGCGCCGGACGATCCGCGCCTGTTCGAGGCCGCCCGCGCCACCGGCTCCGACGTACCGGTATGCCTTGATCCCAAGGCGCGGATGATGACCGGCGTGGGCGATCGTCTCTCCGCCCCGCTCGCGCTTCCCCTGCTGCCCGCCGTGCTGGTGAATTGCGGCGTCGGCGTGCCCACCCCCGCCGTGTTCCGCGCCCTCGGCCTCGCGCCGGGCGAGGACCTGCCCGGCCCCGCCCATCCGCCAGCCCTGCCGCGCGAACGGTCCGCGCTGGCCGCCGTCCTCGCCGCGATCCCCAACGATCTCGAGCCGCCGGCGATGCGCCTCGCGCCGGAGATCGCCCGCGCGATGGGGATCCTCGCGGCCTCGCCCGAGGCCCGCTTCGTGCGCATGTCCGGCTCCGGCGCCACCGTATTCGCCCTCACCGACACCTGCCGCACGGCCGCGGCGCTGGCACGGCGCGTGCTGGCGCAGGAACCCACCTGGTGGGTCAAGCCCACGGTGCTGAGGTGA
- a CDS encoding NAD+ synthase — protein sequence MTSPETSGPADTLFIAVAQLNPTVGDVAGNLALARRTAASARDAGADLVVFPELFISGYPPEDLVLKPAFQQACRAAIETLADESVDGPALLIGSPWVDEGRLHNSVLLLEEGRISAIRHKVDLPNYGVFDEKRVFAAGPLPGPIPFRGVRLGVPICEDIWGPDVVECLTETGAEILIVPNGSPYRRSVYAERENTVVARVVESNLPLLYVNQVGGQDELVFDGASFALNPDRFLALQFPGFMERVRLSRWQRFENGWKCLGANMADRIEGDQADYAACVVGLRDYVNKNRFPGVVLGLSGGIDSALVAAMAVDALGPERVHCIMLPYRYTSQESRSDAAAVAEALAVRYDIVPIAAAVEGVEATLAPLFAGTRRDVTEENLQSRVRGALLMSVSNKFGSLVLTTGNKSEMSTGYATLYGDMNGGFNPVKDLYKSEVFRLARLRNRWKPADALGPDGLVIPERVIDKAPTAELAEGQKDEDSLPPYAELDAILERLVEREEPVAKVITDGFDAQTVTRVERLLNTAEYKRRQAAPGVKVTGRNFGRGRRYPVTNRFSEG from the coding sequence ATGACCAGCCCCGAGACCAGCGGTCCCGCAGACACGCTCTTCATTGCTGTTGCCCAGCTCAACCCGACGGTGGGCGACGTGGCCGGCAATCTCGCCCTCGCCCGGCGCACCGCGGCCAGCGCCCGCGACGCGGGGGCGGACCTCGTGGTCTTCCCGGAGCTGTTCATCTCCGGCTATCCACCGGAAGACCTCGTGCTGAAGCCGGCTTTCCAGCAGGCCTGCCGCGCCGCCATCGAGACGCTCGCGGACGAGAGCGTGGATGGCCCGGCCCTGCTCATCGGTTCTCCCTGGGTGGATGAGGGGCGGCTCCACAATTCCGTGCTGCTGCTGGAAGAGGGCCGCATCTCCGCCATCCGCCACAAGGTGGACCTGCCCAATTACGGGGTGTTCGACGAAAAGCGCGTGTTTGCCGCCGGTCCCCTGCCGGGACCGATCCCGTTCAGGGGCGTGCGCCTCGGCGTGCCCATCTGCGAGGACATCTGGGGTCCGGACGTGGTGGAATGCCTCACCGAGACCGGCGCCGAGATCCTGATCGTGCCCAACGGCTCGCCCTATCGCCGCTCGGTCTATGCCGAGCGCGAGAATACGGTGGTGGCGCGCGTGGTGGAGAGCAACCTGCCGCTGCTCTATGTGAACCAGGTGGGCGGGCAGGACGAACTGGTCTTCGACGGCGCCTCGTTCGCCCTCAATCCCGATCGCTTCCTCGCCCTGCAATTCCCTGGCTTCATGGAGCGGGTGCGGCTCTCCAGGTGGCAGCGCTTCGAGAACGGCTGGAAGTGCCTCGGCGCCAACATGGCGGACCGCATCGAGGGCGATCAGGCGGACTATGCCGCCTGCGTCGTGGGCCTGCGCGACTACGTGAACAAGAACCGCTTTCCCGGCGTGGTGCTGGGTCTCAGCGGCGGCATCGACAGCGCGCTCGTCGCCGCCATGGCGGTGGATGCGCTGGGGCCGGAGCGGGTCCACTGCATCATGCTGCCCTATCGCTACACGTCGCAGGAAAGCCGGTCGGACGCCGCCGCCGTCGCCGAGGCGCTCGCGGTGCGCTACGACATCGTGCCCATCGCCGCGGCGGTCGAGGGGGTCGAGGCAACGCTGGCGCCGCTGTTCGCGGGCACCCGGCGCGACGTGACGGAGGAGAACCTCCAGTCCCGCGTGCGCGGCGCCCTGCTCATGTCGGTGTCCAACAAGTTCGGGTCGCTGGTGCTGACCACCGGCAACAAGTCCGAGATGTCCACCGGCTACGCTACGCTCTACGGCGACATGAACGGCGGCTTCAACCCCGTAAAGGACCTCTACAAGAGCGAGGTGTTCCGCCTCGCCCGCCTGCGCAACCGCTGGAAGCCGGCGGACGCGCTCGGCCCCGATGGCCTCGTCATCCCCGAGCGGGTCATCGACAAGGCGCCCACGGCGGAACTCGCGGAGGGCCAGAAGGACGAGGATTCGCTGCCGCCCTACGCCGAGCTCGACGCCATCCTCGAACGCCTCGTGGAGCGGGAGGAGCCGGTGGCGAAGGTGATCACCGACGGCTTCGACGCGCAGACGGTGACGCGGGTGGAGCGCCTCCTCAACACCGCCGAATACAAGCGCCGGCAGGCGGCGCCGGGGGTGAAGGTCACGGGGCGCAATTTCGGCCGCGGCCGGCGCTATCCCGTCACCAACCGCTTCAGCGAGGGCTGA
- a CDS encoding putative signal transducing protein — protein MMQELVRTNDLVLLGAIEALFTSADIGHMVADQYMSAMEGYIGILPRRLLVVDEDAVRARRLLKEAGFGAALRDGD, from the coding sequence ATGATGCAGGAGCTGGTGCGGACCAACGATCTGGTGCTGCTCGGCGCCATCGAGGCGCTTTTTACCTCCGCCGATATCGGGCACATGGTCGCGGATCAGTACATGAGCGCCATGGAGGGCTATATCGGCATTCTTCCCCGCCGGCTTCTGGTCGTCGACGAGGACGCCGTTCGCGCCCGCCGCCTCTTGAAGGAGGCCGGCTTCGGCGCGGCGCTCCGCGATGGAGACTGA